Genomic segment of Nostoc commune NIES-4072:
CGCCTTCTATGATGCTGTGTTGCCAACATTGGGCTGTAAGCGATTTATGGAGCATCCAGGGGCGATCGCCTATGGCAAACAGTATCCCGAATTTTGGGTGGGAACTCCCTTCGACGGGCAACCCGCAACGGTTGGCAATGGAACTCACATTGGTTTTATTGCTCCTACAAAAGAAGCAGTCCACGCCTTCTATGAGGCAGCATTAGCGGCAGGAGGCAAAGACGATGGTGCCCCTGGTGGCAGACCCGACTATAGTGAGCCGTATTACGGCTGCTTTGTGCGCGATCCAGATGGACACAAAATAGAAGCCGCCTTCTGGGATGAGCAGCTTGAGCAGCAACTCAACCAGAACAATGCTTGACCAGAGAATGACTCATTTTTAGAGGCAAGATAACACTATAGAATTCCATCGAGGTCGCCTGATTGACCATGTTCATCTACGAGTTGCTGATGTTGCTGCCAGCAAACGGTTTTACCGGGCAGTGTTGCGAAATAAATGTACTCCCGGCTCCTGCTCATCGCCCCACTAATTCTGTTAAAATCGCGTCTTCCAGCACGTAAATTTTGAGGCAGTGCCATGTGTGCAAAGGGATTTGGGCAATCTCAACCTACTAAAATCGATAAACTTATTGAATCTGCGGTGCGTTATTGCCACAAGCGACACCCAGAAGCCTTAGACAGCATCTTTGATTATTTACCTGTCAACCTCAACCAACGAGTAGTAACGGGGATTTTGGCAGCATTGCAGAAAGATATTGACACTTTGAGTTGGTTTTGCGGCTACATGGCATCAGAAATCAACGGCAGTGAGGACAACCAAAAGCCTCATCATCCCATCGCGGAACTTAGCAAAACTCTGATTAAATCGGGGATGGAACCCTTTACTGATTTTATGCCTTACCCAGGTTGCCGCATCGTTATACTCAATTCGGAAAAATTTGAATCATTGCCAGAGTCAGTTCAAGCTGTGGTGCAGCAGGCTTTTGACATCAAGGAAAGTACTGGAAAAGAGGCACAAAGGATAAATGATGCCTTGCTGCAAGAGTTGGTGGTTCAGGAATAAAAAATTGAATAACAGGAATTGTGGTAAGCGCCAGCCATGTCGCTCTTGCTTATCGCCCTTCATTCAAGCGCTCGCGTTCAGCGTCTCGTAGAGAGGAAAAAAGAGCGATGCCTGCGGCGGGCTATTCGGTGTTGCCCCCATCTCTTTAGTTTTTTAGTCAGGCGATCGCACCTACAAATGATTAACTGTGATGCATAAGTTGTTAGATTATTTCAGTTATATATATATTCAATAACCAACAGAGGATCACCTATGAAACTCGCTAATTCACTCAATTTAGCAAATTTTGTTGGTTCTATTTTACTACCTAGAATCGCTAACAATCAAACAGCTACTTCTAACAAGAGTGAAACATCAATTACTTTACCCAGTAATTCCATAAATATCAATTCTCTGCAACCCTTTGATACTGCTGTTATTGCTTATCACATGATGGGTAATGGCAACTTTGAATAAAGCATAGTTTCAGTACAGCCTTTGAAAAGCTACTTTATCTCTCCAACCTTGGAGGGGTTTTTAACTGGTGCATTAATTCTTAAAATCAACATTATATTACTCCAGAAGATAGAGACATCTTAGAAAAGTTAAAGCACACTAGTAAGAGCAACTTTAACTATTCAGTAATGGTGTAGCAATGTGGCTAAAATATGGTGTAAATGAAGAAGGTATCTTGATATGTATTGAAGATATCAACAGGGGCAAGACTTCACTTCAGTGTCCTTACTGTAATAGCAGTCTAACTGCTAAAAAAGGCAAGGTGAAAGAGCATCATTTTGCTCATAATGAAGAAACCTGCCGCCCCATAGCTAACCGAGAATTCCCTACTCTGCCACTCTATGACAATTTCAACGTTCAATTATCTGGCAAGGATTTGGCACAGTTAAAGCTGCTTTGGCAGGAGTACGGAGCCAAAAATTACCCTATTAGTTCCTACTTAATTACTTCTAGTTTACTCAAAGCAGGAGTGTTAAGAAAAAATCTATACTTAACCCCACCTGAGTATGAATTTAGTGATTTGGGTAAAATTCCTGTTGGAGCGCTAGAGTTTGCACGGTTCAATGATGTACAGGAGCCACTATTACTTAAAAAACTGCTGAAATTTGAGCTAGCTTTTAAACACGCCGAATACAAAAATGCTCCAGATTTAGCATATCGACTTACTGATTTAAAACTCTACCGCGCTCAACTTCAACGTATTCTATCCTCTAGCCTATATTTTTTAGAAATACAAACGAATATTGGCACTTTGTACAAAATAGGAGTAACCCAAAGACCCGTTGTCAAGCGAGTAGCAGAAGTAAAAATTGATTTACTTGCTCATTATTCCAGTGTTGCTATTAGAGTATTAGGAACTTGGGAGCATAGAGGTAATGTTGAACTGTATTTCAAACACCGCTATCAGTGCTTAAATTATCCTATCGGCAGTTTAACTGAGTACTATAAATTTAATGCTGAGGATACCGAAATGGTACTGCGTGACCTACAACAAATGCAACCTAAAATACTTTCTCTTGATGAAATAGATATTCTTGAGGAGAATTCTAGCTGGGAGCAAATTGCTGTGTAGTATTCTCATAATCCCGTAGCAAAATCTAATTAATTACCAAGCAAAAATAATTATTTTATTGCTTCTAAATACTCTACCACTGATAATGACGCGACTGCCGACTCTTGATACAGCATTATTTACTGAGGAGCGATGGCGTAACCGCCCAGTGTAGCTGATCGCAGTGGTCAAGCGCATTACTTAAGACTATGCACTCAACGATTTAAGAAGCTAGCAAACCCGACATCTCCAATACTCGCTGTGACCAAGTAGAGGCAACAGATGCAATATCTGTAATTTCCATTGATTTGTCCCAAACATTAATCCAGTTTTGTAATAAGTCTTGGAGTTGATTTAATTCAACATTATTAATTTCACTTTTTTGTTGTATTAAAGACACGTACAACAAACTTTCTGACAACAATATTGGAGCTAATTCACGAATTGCACTCTTTTGTGACCAAGAGTTAAGGCGTGCCAAACTAGCTGCCAATTCTCCTAATTGTTGCGCGTGGGGTTGACGTAAAAAACTTGCTTCAATTGCACTCCAGTTAGGCATTACAATCCTCCTAGCAATTGCTTGGTAATTTGGCTAACTTGTTCTCGAATT
This window contains:
- a CDS encoding VOC family protein; translation: MDNNPSILSHVSIGTNDFERAIAFYDAVLPTLGCKRFMEHPGAIAYGKQYPEFWVGTPFDGQPATVGNGTHIGFIAPTKEAVHAFYEAALAAGGKDDGAPGGRPDYSEPYYGCFVRDPDGHKIEAAFWDEQLEQQLNQNNA
- a CDS encoding GIY-YIG nuclease family protein, whose protein sequence is MWLKYGVNEEGILICIEDINRGKTSLQCPYCNSSLTAKKGKVKEHHFAHNEETCRPIANREFPTLPLYDNFNVQLSGKDLAQLKLLWQEYGAKNYPISSYLITSSLLKAGVLRKNLYLTPPEYEFSDLGKIPVGALEFARFNDVQEPLLLKKLLKFELAFKHAEYKNAPDLAYRLTDLKLYRAQLQRILSSSLYFLEIQTNIGTLYKIGVTQRPVVKRVAEVKIDLLAHYSSVAIRVLGTWEHRGNVELYFKHRYQCLNYPIGSLTEYYKFNAEDTEMVLRDLQQMQPKILSLDEIDILEENSSWEQIAV